Proteins from a genomic interval of Plasmodium reichenowi strain SY57 chromosome 11, whole genome shotgun sequence:
- a CDS encoding hypothetical protein (conserved Plasmodium protein, unknown function~part of same gene as PRSY57_1129600A~gap found within coding sequence), with protein IKYDEINKEREKEEKIKMKKEIENKEFLKKYNECILFLQNVGRNKIKAYDEKMKRKKKTKKKKK; from the coding sequence AttaaatatgatgaaataaataaagaaagagaaaaagaggaaaaaataaaaatgaaaaaagaaattgaAAACAAAGAatttcttaaaaaatataatgagtgtattttatttttacaaaatgttggaagaaataaaataaaggcatatgatgaaaaaatgaaaagaaaaaaaaaaacaaaaaaaaagaaaaaatga
- a CDS encoding armadillo repeat protein PF16, putative has translation MSKVIQQIFEEYNRSRIQFTQNVCDYCLKSHNIEILINTDIIILLRPLILDKVPIVQQNATLILGKLASHSEEIALTILENDILPHLIYCLKHENKNYRKNSAYTLQCLARHNEKLAKIVGEDNCIDYLIDGLYEYDIKLKESYINTLCAIIKNDEELSNIVVNKGIIPLLILCLQEKDNNLIKCSINMLSELSKHSTDIAKNIVDNNCLSNLIKFLDNNDIYIKRYTCNCISNIAKHKDELTELIIENDVFPKILYLLKDNDDIVKKNCANCLKEMSKHNEDICKIITRAGTIPFLCDFINISKDHMKLPAILCIGFISSFSETLSLNIIFANTITVLKKCLLQESQDYIKSATVWTLGNIGKHSTEHAKKIADENLLIILVNLYNSNDSSDDLKKKIKEALKLIIQKITDINALQPIFIKSTWPLAKYSILQFSKLLPKNSSSKKGFIQSGCLKYLQ, from the coding sequence ATGAGCAAAGTTATTCAGCAAATATTTGAAGAGTACAATAGATCTAGGATTCAATTTACACAGAATGTTTGTGACTATTGTTTAAAGTCTCAcaatatagaaatattaataaatacagatataataattttattacGTCCTTTAATATTAGACAAGGTACCCATCGTACAACAAAATGCTACTTTAATTTTAGGGAAGCTAGCTAGCCATTCTGAAGAAATAGCATTAACAATTCTTGAAAACGATATATTACCGCATTTAATATACTGTTTAAAACATGAGAATAAGAACTACAGAAAGAATAGCGCATATACATTACAATGTTTAGCTCGACATAATGAGAAGTTAGCAAAAATAGTAGGAGAAGATAATTGTATAGACTATTTAATTGATGGTTTATATGAGtatgatataaaattaaaagaatcctatataaatacattatgtgctattataaaaaatgatgagGAATTATCGAATATTGTTGTGAATAAAGGTATTATAcctttattaattttatgtttacaagaaaaagataataatttaattaagTGTTCTATTAATATGTTATCTGAACTTTCTAAACATTCAACAGATATAGCAAAAAATATAGttgataataattgtttatctaatttaataaaatttttagataataatgatatatatataaaaagatatacATGTAATTGTATTTCTAATATAGCTAAACATAAAGATGAATTAACAGAATTAATAATTGAGAATGATGTATTTCctaaaattttatatttattaaaagataatgatgatatcGTTAAAAAGAATTGTGCAAATTgtttaaaagaaatgaGTAAACATAATGAAGATATTtgtaaaattattacaaGAGCAGGAACAATACCTTTTCTTTGtgattttattaatatatccAAAGATCATATGAAATTACCCGCCATATTATGTATAGGCTTTATATCATCTTTCTCGGAAACTTTAAgtttaaatattatttttgcTAATACTATAActgtattaaaaaaatgtctTCTACAAGAATCACaagattatataaaatcGGCAACTGTATGGACCTTAGGAAATATAGGGAAACATTCAACTGAACATGCAAAAAAAATTGCAGatgaaaatttattaattatacTAGTCAACCTATATAACTCTAACGATTCTTCTGATGATctaaagaaaaaaattaaagaggcattaaaattaatcatacaaaaaataacaGATATAAATGCTTTACAAcctatttttattaaatccACTTGGCCCCTTGCCAAATATTCCATTCTTCAGttttcaaaattattacCCAAAAATTCATCTTCTAAAAAGGGTTTCATTCAATCTGGTtgtttaaaatatttacaa
- a CDS encoding hypothetical protein (conserved Plasmodium protein, unknown function~part of same gene as PRSY57_1129600B~gap found within coding sequence) → MIDEEKKIKIEINNINTIILDILCTEAIRKIKFILHILNELLKKKKNILHVYITNKIDHLSTHKKQRQIFQSLQNKIELCENESHYNLIQKQIDEYINSLSETNEILCQNSPTDRNIKENRNKIIEDGSLLLNIFRKMKKKKFSSILNELEKFKDEQNLLINLNQNVYHKKQIINILKEEIKEQMENTKRKRINIENKIKEIEKRKKIFFVKFMLYYIYKKEYVHANVAHYNRNMEFKENAVTKSKENMESELKAYDDINDFIKSFLNKRNDN, encoded by the exons atgattgATGAAGAGAAAAAGATTAAAATcgaaataaataatattaacacCATAATATTAGACATATTATGTACAGAAGCCATAcgtaaaataaaattcatCTTACACATTCTAAATGaacttttaaaaaaaaaaaaaaatatattacatgtatatataactaATAAAATCGATCATTTATCAACACACAAGAAACAACGACAAAT ATTTCAATCcttacaaaataaaattgaaTTATGTGAAAACGAATCTCACTATAATTTAATACAAAAACAAATagatgaatatattaattcttTAAGTGAAACCAATGAAATTTTATGCCAGAATTCTCCGACCGACAGGAACATAAAA GAAAACcgaaataaaataattgaGGATGGTAGTCTTCTTTTAAACATTTTtagaaaaatgaaaaagaaaaaattttcttcCATACTTAATGAATTAGAAAAATTTAAAGATGAACAGAATTTACTTATCAAC CTTAATCAAAATGTTTATCataaaaaacaaatcatcaatattttaaaggaggaaataaaagaacaaaTGGAAAACACGAAGAggaaaagaataaatatagaaaacaaaataaaagaaattgaaaaaagaaagaaaatattttttgtaaaattcatgctttattatatatataaaaaagaatatgtTCATGCAAATGTTGCACATTATAATAGAAATATGGAATTTAAAGAAAACGCTGTTACCAAGtcaaaagaaaatatgGAAAGTGAGTTAAAGGCATATGATGACATTAatgattttattaaatcctttctaaataaaagaaatgataac
- a CDS encoding serpentine receptor, putative: MIKIIIGIIGYYILYSSYHIYENIKSPIFNHGNVIKNNEVDKKEQLVLPKEGKKRNSINEEEEEYINKPFKNVLKKDDIIDYHLYFSCEEDIDINKHMQDKYLEKDERFISVYKILNGKYSWNNNVDLLDEKRKKNFFFFLFEKVHPSFDISIPKELIDQRKDIYLHILTYVNKELYRYGSRTVVITKMKEKTTTRGKKKFLWKSLIDEEEEEEEEEEQEQMGSYHEKEDIEGEEEIEDEEEEDEEEEEDEEEEDEEEKKYQHGNYEKGGSYKVHKNISSNKPNNKNPNDKRDIKHNNNNNNNNKMKKNNFIKSNQKNLNIHKKKRKRKHKDFLFYIPKKIRFGPVIEYNDFHISKLGFFSNMHVDKDTNTYLLPIYVNNDLTPDDEYRMIKMKNSDDMMKKKLKKKRSSEKHDIYYKENVRNDNNNDNNNDNNNNNDNNNDNNNNNNNNNNDNDNINNNNYLEIYDLSNRTYEIRNERNKKTYEKNSSINNNFHKLEHEVMDYIINIEYVPINYNYYNLLNMLKFNVAYVKKKYNFISFDMDSITTFLCCHITCSMIIYILCIIYIIMEIIYLLLDIKMWRRWNNIYTFTYNNDIVMNITLHFFILLYLRNIDYGRVIMIYYIMKMMVLIFKIIYNYDICILNDYPYISINKKSIKEMNKQIIMDEEFEKKIKKKVNIFMIFTIIIIFIYNYFYTKYDSYYSYVIQTLGFSSYLYKFILMLPQIITNMYTRAVQKMSFPFFLFLLVNVLINDLFIIFLRMPKVHIYYLFADDFILFLFIIQYCIYKKENKIAVSRDKLLLLKNAKKNK, encoded by the coding sequence atgattaaaattattatagGTATAATAggttattatattttatacagCTCGTaccatatatatgaaaatattaagaGTCCAATTTTTAATCATGGtaatgttataaaaaataatgaagtTGATAAAAAGGAGCAATTGGTTCTCCCTAAGGAGGgtaaaaaaaggaatagtattaatgaagaagaagaggaatatataaataagcCTTTTAAgaatgtattaaaaaaagatgatataattgattatcatttatatttttcttgtGAAGAagatatagatataaataaacatatgCAAGACAAATATTTAGAAAAGGATGAAAGATTTATCAGTgtgtataaaatattgaatGGTAAATATAGCTGGAATAATAATGTAGATTTGTTAGATGAAAAACGGAAgaagaatttttttttttttttgtttgaAAAAGTACATCCATCATTTGATATTAGTATACCCAAAGAATTAATTGATCAAAGGAAGGATATTTATTTGCATATCTTGACTTATGTTAATAAGGAATTGTATAGGTATGGTTCAAGAACGGTTGTGATAACAAAGATGAAGGAAAAGACAACAACACGAGGTAAGAAAAAGTTTTTGTGGAAAAGTCTTATTGATGAGGAGGAAGAggaagaagaagaagaagaacAAGAACAAATGGGAAGTTATCATGAGAAGGAAGATATAGAAGGTGAGGAAGAAATCGAAGATGAGGAAGAAGAAGATGAGGAGGAGGAAGAAGATGAGGAGGAGGAAGATgaggaagaaaaaaaataccaACATGgaaattatgaaaaagGAGGATCCTATAAGgttcataaaaatatatcaagCAATAAaccaaataataaaaatcCAAATGACAAAAGGgatataaaacataataataataataataataataataaaatgaagaagaataattttattaaaagtaatcaaaaaaatttgaatattcataaaaaaaaaaggaaaagaaaacataaagattttttattttatattcccaaaaaaataagattTGGTCCAGTTATAGAATATAATGATTTCCATATTAGTAAGTTAGGATTTTTTTCGAACATGCATGTAGATAAAGATACGAATACATATTTGTTACctatatatgttaataatgatttaaCACCTGATGATGAGTATCGAATGATTAAGATGAAAAATTCTGATGatatgatgaaaaagaaaCTAAAAAAGAAACGGTCATCAGAAAAGcatgatatatattataaagaGAACGTAagaaatgataataataatgataataataatgataataataataataatgataataataatgataataataataataataataataataataatgataatgataatataaataataataattatttagaAATTTACGACTTGTCAAATAGAACATATGAAATTCGAAATGAGAGGAATAAGAAGACTTACGAGAAAAATAGTAgcataaataataattttcataaatTAGAACATGAAGTAATggattatataataaatatagagTATGTGCctataaattataattattataatttgttgaatatgttaaaatttaatgtagcatatgtaaaaaagaaatataacTTTATATCTTTTGATATGGATAGTATAACTACATTTTTATGTTGTCATATAACATGTAGcatgataatatatatattatgtattatttacattataatggaaattatatatttattattggatataaaaatgtggAGACGTtggaataatatatacacctttacatataataatgatattgTTATGAATATCAcattacatttttttatcttattatatttaaggAATATTGATTATGGTAGAgttattatgatatattatataatgaagatgatggtactaatatttaaaataatatataattatgatatatgtatattgaatgattatccatatatatctataaataaaaagtctataaaagaaatgaataaacaaattataatgGATGAAgaatttgaaaaaaaaataaaaaaaaaagtaaatatatttatgatctttactattatcataatatttatatataattatttttatactaAATATGATTcttattattcatatgtaATACAAACACTTGGTTTCTCATCGTAtctttataaatttattttaatgtTACCTCaaattataacaaatatgTACACACGTGCCGTACAGAAAATGTCAtttccattttttcttttcttacTAGTCAATGTATTAATTAATgatctttttataatttttttaagaatGCCAAAggtacatatatattatttatttgcAGATGATTTcatcctttttttatttataatacaatattgtatttataaaaaagaaaataaaatagcTGTTTCTCGAGACAAGTTGTTACTTTTGAAGaatgcaaaaaaaaataaataa
- a CDS encoding mitochondrial rpoD precursor, putative, with protein MKYVLRGHKRNIQKTCEHSFKSYFTINHLCVGNLPTFVKLQEHNILFRKKEIYFLSTCKKELCKYDYTNESEKEGKKKNKLINLLNYHDDNKNILTKVCLVKNERDIINILQENIKNEKNILITPQNIVELLQAYSKYKYYNEKIIKLIILYMKYNMNKFSFIKLCLCLNYFVNLNIKNEPSFNNIISNIIMKKIKNDEYIDSYALCMVIKYLLKKKIDDINLIYMLVIITERKISEGLYNIYDVYNLILSFLNIHTSIINPGLYQNKQTKINNMNKNKNNNNNNNNNNNNDNNNNNNNNNDIHLYGQEKNYYIKKSHNPVDRNISIFNDYQMNECIHLYKNDDTFRIYEDTKKINEENIYKMLHIYINFDNKNNNDIILLLHNLRNNLSQKYFRYKMYMNNDDKTKLYENLLKEIHFKKEIQPQYIALLLINVMKFINNSELSEELFLYTLKNVHTHIKEVVMNTKENEINKYNQFCNDKKTKELFIFNNNMNTFCAEQKVCSQNSQNEVHIKKKGCFEKPLVFCYPIKKKKENPYEENIKKNNNAEKKTRRHFNVQEIGLIFEFYTSMQNYIKERKKQIPHHVDGKFYDTLPLDMLKKNNIISHIEMYDNKGIVQSEDIFKDDVHMNKTIDTKNNLSTFGYHDRCYFMDQLIRYCDVLKLYTNILKNCVFLYSLYKKEEIKKKKLKYSGDNINIITYCKLFKNFLELYSTHNNFLDKKIFYSFFEEYFFLIEKKEKKLTLNEICDILKIIYTYKNTYVLESLLYNNKESKMLFIIENNLIKYVTNEMNRIRNDNLYFVIMSFYYLSFLKCYNFITYSKLINFILSNVKNDVCIKHLPYVIIGIINFFKMYKKFKISKCEKKEEYKYNENLNQNDLYERDNNISMFNDRYNKELKEEEKKKKKKNVLMIPNNSSYSLYNDNKIYRLHILFVLLNKNYSEYKIYYILNCIYMLIKLIKEKDFPTTYNYISKFHLLQIFKKLEKQMDINNNNIEEKYIDNLNIIEKEKLHIINVENNNIHMIYYNKYNYFINYVKYIYCISFLNSYIDLSHFISNIMKKKITNNFVSTFYTPFNSYLISNFLYNYEIIKKEKYDEIKKLSNCPNQNNVFKKYIYISSLKYIHIEKSTHFNKCIEYIKKCNFLNIYNIIYIIKTYKFLCYYINQYNILLLNNLILFLYIYQNIKMSSLYELLIEYIKFLYYLEYIQKLIFLKSNKAIIKVIIFLLKMLSKYNMNNFENNYIGMLHISLLYMSYFVKDFHSIFSFLSLNFLRHLNLILGMSMIKNLETYDHYYSFQIYIVNILKGVIKKKKRIMNEYNVENTPYTIDILIK; from the exons atgAAATACGTACTAAGGGGCCATAAAAGAAACATCCAAAAAACCTGTGAACATTCGTTTAAATCATATTTTACAATCAATCATTTATGTGTTGGTAATTTGCCTACCTTTGTAAAATTACAagaacataatatattgtttaggaagaaagaaatatattttttaagtaCTTGTAAAAAGGAATTGTGTAAGTATGATTATACGAATGAGAGTGAGaaagaaggaaaaaaaaagaataaacTAATTAACCTTTTGAATTACcatgatgataataagaatattttaaCAAAAGTATGTCTTGTAAAGAATGAAAGagatattattaatatattacaagaaaatataaaaaatgaaaaaaatattttgattaCACCTCAGAATATAGTAGAATTATTACAAGCTTatagtaaatataaatattacaatgaaaaaattataaaattaataattctttatatgaaatataatatgaataaattttcttttataaaattatgtctttgtttaaattattttgttaatttaaatataaaaaatgaaccttcttttaataatattatttctaatattattatgaaaaaaataaaaaatgatgaatatattGATTCATATGCATTATGTATGGTGatcaaatatttattaaaaaaaaaaatagacgatattaatttaatatatatgttggTAATAATAACCGAAAGGAAGATATCGGAAGGgctatataatatatatgatgtctataatttaattctttcttttttaaatatacatacgAGTATTATTAATCCTGGCCTGTATCAAAATAAGCaaacaaaaataaacaacatgaataaaaataaaaataataataataataataataataataataataatgataataataataataataataataataatgatatacatttatatggtcaagagaaaaattattatattaaaaaatctCATAATCCTGTTGATCGTAATATATCCATATTTAATGACTATCAAATGAATGAATGTATTCATCTTTACAAAAACGATGATACTTTTAGAATATACGAAGAtaccaaaaaaataaacgaagaaaatatatacaagatgctacatatatatattaattttgataacaaaaataataatgatattattttattattacataatttaagaaataatttGTCACAAAAGTACTTTagatataaaatgtatatgaacaatgatgataaaacaaaattatatgaaaatttattaaaagaaatacattttaaaaaagagaTTCAACCACAATATATTGCTCTTCTGCTCATAAATGTAATGAagtttataaataattccGAACTTTCAGAggaattatttttgtacACTCTAAAAAATGTTCACACACATATTAAAGAAGTTGTCATGAatacaaaagaaaatgaaataaacAAATACAATCAATTTtgtaatgataaaaaaacaaaagaattatttatatttaataataatatgaacacATTTTGTGCAGAACAAAAGGTATGTTCTCAAAATAGTCAAAATGAGGTAcacattaaaaaaaaaggttGTTTTGAAAAACCGCTTGTTTTTTGTTATcctattaaaaaaaaaaaagaaaacccttatgaagaaaatataaaaaaaaataacaatgcagaaaaaaaaacgaGAAGACACTTTAATGTTCAAGAAATTGGTTTGATATTTGAATTTTATACATCTATgcaaaattatataaaagaaagaaaaaaacaaattcCTCATCATGTTGATGGAAAATTTTATGATACACTTCCTTTGGATATGCTcaagaaaaataatatcatatCACACATTGAAATGTATGATAATAAAGGGATTGTACAAAGTGAAGATATTTTTAAGGATGATGtacatatgaataaaaCGATTGATACTAAAAATAATCTAAGTACATTTGGGTATCATGATAGATGTTATTTTATGGATCAGTTAATTAGATATTGTGATGTGttgaaattatatacaaacaTATTAAAGAATTGTGTGTTTTTGTATTccttatataaaaaagaagaaataaaaaaaaaaaaattaaaatacagtggtgataatataaatataataacttactgtaaattatttaaaaattttttagaACTATATAGTACACATAATAATTTCCTTgataaaaagatattttattcctttttcgaagaatatttttttttaatagaaaaaaaagaaaaaaaattaactCTGAATGAAATTTGtgatattttaaaaattatatatacatataaaaatacatatgtTTTAGAaagtttattatataataataaagaaagcaaaatgttatttattatagagaataatttaataaagtATGTAACAAATGAAATGAATAGAATAAGAAATGACAAcctttattttgttattatgtctttttattatctttcatttttaaaatgttataattttataacatattcaaaattaattaatttcattttaagtaatgtaaaaaatgatgTGTGTATCAAACATCTTCCATATGTAATAATAGgaataattaatttttttaaaatgtacaaaaaatttaaaatatcgaaatgtgaaaaaaaggaagaatataaatataatgaaaatttaaatcaaaatgatttatatgaacgagataataatatatccaTGTTTAATGATAGATATAATAAGgaattaaaagaagaagaaaaaaaaaaaaaaaaaaaaaatgttctTATGATACCAAATAATTCTTCctattcattatataatgataataaaatatataggttacatatattgttcgttttgttaaataaaaattatagtgaatataaaatatattatatattaaattgtatatatatgttaatcaaattaataaaagaaaaagattTCCCAAcaacatataattatatatctaaatttcatttattacaaatatttaaaaaattagaaaaacaaatggatataaataataataacatagaagaaaaatatatagataaccttaatataatagaaaaagaaaagttacatattataaatgttGAGAACAACaatatacatatgatttattataacaaatataattattttattaactatgtgaaatatatatattgtatttcATTTCTTAATTCTTATATTGATCTGAGTCATTTCATAagtaatattatgaaaaaaaaaattacaaataattttgtatCGACATTTTATACACCTTTTAATTCGTATTTAATAagtaattttttatataattatgaaattataaaaaaagaaaaatatgatgaaatCAAAAAGTTATCTAATTGTCCCAACCAAAATAATgttttcaaaaaatatatatatatttcatctttaaaatatatccatatagaaaaaagtacacattttaataaatgtatagaatatataaagaaatgtaattttttaaatatatataatattatttatataataaagacatataaattcttatgttattatattaatcaatataatattttattattaaacaaccttatattatttttatatatatatcaaaatattaaaatgtcaagcttatatgaattattaattgaatatataaaatttctatattatctagaatatatacaaaaacTTATCTTTTTAAAATCCAACAAAGCAATCATAAAAGTTATCATCTTCTTGTTAAAAATGTTAtctaaatataatatgaataattttgaaaataattatatagGTATGCTACAcatatctttattatacatGTCTTATTTTGTTAAAGACTTCCAttctattttttcattcCTCTCTCTCAACTTTTTGAGGCACCTCAATTTAATTTTAGGAATGTCtatgataaaaaatttgGAAACATATGATCATTACTATAGTTTCCAG ATATATATTGTCAATATACTCAAGGGggttattaaaaagaagaaaagaatTATGAATGAATATAATGTTGAAAATACACCTTATACAATAGatattcttattaaataa
- a CDS encoding RNA-binding protein s1, putative produces MNESSIYIYNLTRNVSINHLKEIFMNFGTLKDVEYVRYVEESMRPDKGDGKDDDKKEDNDVKENNDYNDDKKEDNNDDYDDDNNDDNDDDDNDDDDNDDDDNDNDDNDNDNDDDDDNDNDDNNICVHIKYENSKEAQTAKEFMDGGQIDGKIISVKYKINHKYIKTHKKKKKKKN; encoded by the coding sequence ATGAATGAGAgttcaatatatatatacaatttaaCACGTAATGTAAGCATCAACcatttaaaagaaatttttatgaatttCGGTACGTTGAAGGATGTTGAGTATGTGAGGTACGTTGAAGAAAGTATGCGTCCTGACAAGGGAGATGGTAAAGATGATGATAAGAAGGAAGATAATGATGtgaaagaaaataatgattataatgatgataagaaggaagataataatgatgattatgatgatgataataatgatgataatgatgatgatgataatgatgatgatgataatgatgatgatgataatgataatgatgataatgataacgataatgatgatgatgatgataacgataatgatgataacaACATTTGtgttcatataaaatatgaaaattcAAAAGAAGCTCAAACAGCTAAAGAGTTTATGGACGGTGGGCAAATTGACGGGAAAATAATTTCAGTCAAATATAAGATAAaccataaatatataaaaacacacaaaaaaaaaaaaaaaaaaaaaaattga